A stretch of the Bacillus anthracis str. Vollum genome encodes the following:
- a CDS encoding sensor domain-containing protein gives MKEQYSNQNTFLSMIDMDLIRRGLLHAIQDLVFIVKVIDDETFKYIYVNKLGMDYAKLSEECYGKTFAEVLPEDTAEILQVQYAKVASEAKAHTFCDVVSLPKGELHYESSLNPVFDEEGVCQFIICITRDITAQIEEKMEIEEKQMLFKSLLEYNNDSIISIDSIGRITYANPATYEIFGYRFEELNNKFIFEFINKEYEKDFQIIFKEAMQGRAKQIVSKKYVHKEGYELYISLRTIPIIVNGEIVGVYIVTRDVTKQVLNEMRTEYLAYYDQLTGLMNRISCTNKLNDFLNEKVAFAFIFIDLDEFHLINDTFGHKEGDKVLQKVTECLSSFQIPDMHLFREHDDQFVMLIENITKERVEVFAKSIQKKISEHFVIEEEDVYLSASIGIVMAPTDGEDEKILFQRVDAALEKAKEKGKGHYHFYGNGLDCEREKRFIIENQLHRAIEKNEFFLYYQPQMNIETKKIASMEALIRWENKELGFVSPNQFIPLAERTGFIIKLDEWVINEVCRQIREWLNKGYEVVPIAVNISARHFRSITLIEMITRALHKYNVSAHLLAIEVTEGALIHKDISKRVLLQLKEQNLKIHLDDFGTGYSSLSYLKTYPIDTLKIDRSFMEGIHVDERDTNITAAIIHLAHTLELDVIAEGVEKAEQIQFLKEKNVKFVQGYYYSRPLSKYDVENVYYK, from the coding sequence ATGAAGGAACAATATAGTAATCAAAATACCTTTTTAAGTATGATAGATATGGATTTAATAAGAAGAGGATTATTACATGCTATTCAAGATTTAGTATTTATTGTGAAAGTTATTGATGATGAAACATTTAAATATATTTATGTAAATAAATTAGGTATGGATTATGCGAAGCTAAGTGAAGAATGTTATGGAAAAACTTTTGCAGAAGTATTACCGGAAGATACGGCGGAAATATTGCAAGTGCAATATGCAAAAGTAGCGAGCGAAGCGAAAGCACATACCTTTTGTGATGTAGTTAGTTTACCAAAGGGTGAGCTACATTATGAATCTTCACTGAATCCTGTATTTGACGAAGAAGGAGTATGTCAGTTTATTATTTGTATTACAAGGGATATCACAGCTCAAATAGAGGAGAAGATGGAGATAGAGGAAAAACAAATGCTGTTTAAGTCATTACTAGAATATAATAATGACTCCATCATATCTATAGATTCTATAGGAAGAATTACATATGCAAATCCAGCAACGTATGAAATATTTGGATACCGATTTGAAGAATTAAATAATAAGTTTATTTTTGAATTTATTAATAAAGAATATGAAAAAGATTTTCAAATTATATTTAAAGAAGCCATGCAAGGAAGAGCAAAGCAAATTGTTTCAAAGAAATATGTTCATAAAGAAGGGTACGAGCTCTATATTTCCTTGAGAACTATCCCGATTATTGTAAATGGTGAAATTGTTGGAGTATATATTGTTACAAGGGATGTTACAAAGCAAGTATTAAATGAAATGAGAACGGAATATTTAGCTTATTATGATCAGCTAACAGGATTAATGAATAGAATTTCATGTACAAATAAGTTAAATGATTTTTTAAATGAGAAGGTAGCTTTTGCGTTTATCTTTATAGATTTAGATGAATTTCACCTTATTAATGATACGTTTGGTCATAAAGAAGGAGATAAAGTGTTACAAAAAGTTACAGAATGTTTAAGCAGTTTTCAAATACCCGATATGCACTTATTTAGAGAACACGATGATCAATTTGTTATGTTAATAGAAAATATAACGAAAGAACGTGTAGAAGTATTTGCAAAAAGCATACAAAAAAAGATTAGTGAACATTTTGTAATCGAAGAAGAGGACGTGTATTTAAGTGCGTCAATTGGAATTGTAATGGCCCCAACAGATGGAGAAGATGAAAAAATATTATTTCAAAGAGTTGATGCTGCTTTGGAAAAAGCAAAAGAAAAAGGAAAAGGGCATTATCATTTTTATGGCAATGGATTAGATTGTGAGCGTGAAAAAAGATTTATAATAGAAAACCAATTACATCGTGCTATAGAAAAAAATGAATTCTTCTTATATTATCAGCCGCAAATGAATATTGAAACGAAAAAAATAGCTAGTATGGAGGCCTTAATAAGGTGGGAGAATAAAGAATTAGGATTTGTCTCTCCCAATCAATTTATTCCGCTAGCAGAAAGAACAGGATTTATTATTAAGCTTGATGAATGGGTAATAAATGAAGTGTGTCGGCAAATACGTGAATGGTTAAATAAAGGATATGAAGTTGTCCCGATTGCAGTTAATATTTCAGCCAGGCATTTTCGCTCTATTACATTAATAGAGATGATTACACGAGCTTTACATAAGTATAATGTATCAGCTCATTTATTAGCAATAGAGGTTACAGAAGGAGCACTTATACATAAAGATATATCGAAAAGAGTATTGCTACAATTAAAAGAACAAAATTTAAAGATTCATTTAGATGATTTTGGGACAGGGTATTCATCTTTAAGTTATTTAAAAACGTATCCAATTGATACTTTGAAGATTGATCGTTCTTTTATGGAAGGTATACATGTAGATGAACGAGATACGAATATTACGGCTGCAATTATTCATTTAGCTCATACGTTAGAATTAGATGTAATTGCAGAAGGGGTAGAAAAGGCGGAACAAATACAATTTTTGAAGGAAAAGAATGTGAAGTTTGTACAAGGTTATTATTATAGCCGCCCTTTATCAAAATATGATGTGGAAAATGTGTATTATAAATAA
- a CDS encoding PrkA family serine protein kinase, with amino-acid sequence MDILKKIEQHREAEERLQWEGTFAEYLELVKERPWVAQTAHSRIYNMIKDAGIEEVDGRRKYNFFSNQLFGLEDALERLVEEYFHPSAKRLDVRKRILLLMGPVSGGKSTLVTMLKRGLETYSRTDRGAIFAIKGCPMHEDPLHLIPHHLRDDFFDEYGVRIEGNLSPLNVMRLEQEYGSRIEDVVVERIFFSEDRRTGIGTFSPSDPKSQDIADLTGSLDFSTIAEYGSESDPRAYRFDGELNKANRGMMEFQEMLKCDEKFLWHLLSLTQEGNFKAGRFALISADELIVAHTNETEYRSFIANKKNEALHSRIIVMPVPYNLRVSEEEHIYEKMIRESDVSDVHIAPHTLRVAAMFTILTRLKDPKRPDIDLIKKMRLYDGETVEGYNAIDVEELQREYQDEGMKGIDPRYVINRISSTIIRKEVPSINALDVLRSLKDGLDQHPSISNEDRERYMNFISLARKEYDEIAKKEVQKAFVYSYEESAKTLMDNYLDNVEAYCNKSKLRDPLTGEEMSPDEKLMRSIEEQIGISENAKKAFREEILIRISAYARKGKRFDYNSHERLREAIQKKLFADLKDIVKITTSTKTPDENQLKKINDVVARLIDEHGYNSSSANELLRYVGSLLNR; translated from the coding sequence ATGGATATTCTAAAAAAAATTGAACAGCATCGAGAAGCAGAAGAACGCTTACAATGGGAAGGTACGTTTGCGGAGTATTTGGAGCTTGTGAAGGAAAGACCATGGGTGGCTCAAACAGCACACTCTCGCATTTACAATATGATAAAAGATGCTGGAATTGAAGAAGTAGATGGTAGAAGAAAGTATAACTTCTTTAGTAATCAGCTATTTGGTTTAGAGGATGCTTTAGAACGTCTTGTAGAGGAATATTTTCATCCGTCTGCAAAACGATTAGATGTTAGAAAACGTATTTTATTATTAATGGGTCCTGTTAGTGGAGGGAAATCAACATTAGTTACGATGTTGAAACGAGGATTAGAAACATATTCAAGAACAGATCGCGGAGCAATTTTTGCAATTAAAGGATGCCCAATGCATGAAGATCCACTTCATTTAATTCCGCATCATTTACGAGATGATTTCTTTGATGAGTATGGAGTAAGAATTGAAGGGAATTTATCACCACTAAATGTGATGCGTTTAGAACAAGAATATGGTTCAAGAATTGAGGATGTAGTTGTAGAGCGTATTTTCTTCTCGGAAGATCGCCGTACAGGGATTGGTACGTTTAGCCCGTCTGATCCTAAATCACAAGATATTGCCGATTTAACAGGTAGTCTGGACTTTTCTACGATTGCAGAATATGGTTCAGAATCAGATCCACGTGCGTATCGATTTGATGGAGAATTAAATAAGGCAAACCGAGGAATGATGGAGTTCCAAGAGATGTTAAAATGCGATGAGAAGTTTTTATGGCACTTATTATCGCTTACGCAAGAAGGGAATTTCAAAGCGGGAAGATTTGCGCTTATTTCAGCAGATGAATTAATTGTAGCGCATACGAATGAAACAGAGTATCGCTCATTTATAGCAAATAAGAAAAATGAAGCATTGCACTCAAGAATTATTGTAATGCCAGTTCCTTATAATTTACGAGTAAGTGAAGAAGAACATATTTATGAAAAAATGATTCGTGAAAGTGACGTGTCCGATGTGCACATTGCACCGCATACACTTCGGGTTGCAGCAATGTTTACGATTTTAACTAGATTAAAAGATCCGAAGCGTCCAGATATTGATTTAATTAAAAAGATGCGTTTGTATGATGGAGAAACGGTAGAAGGTTATAATGCGATTGATGTAGAGGAGTTGCAACGCGAATATCAAGATGAGGGTATGAAAGGTATTGATCCTCGTTATGTTATTAACCGCATTTCTTCTACAATTATTCGAAAAGAGGTACCATCTATTAACGCATTAGATGTGCTTAGGTCGTTAAAAGATGGGTTGGATCAGCATCCATCGATTAGTAATGAAGACCGAGAGCGTTACATGAATTTCATCTCATTAGCGAGAAAAGAATACGATGAAATTGCTAAAAAAGAAGTACAAAAAGCATTTGTTTATTCGTACGAAGAATCCGCTAAGACACTTATGGATAATTACTTAGATAATGTGGAAGCGTACTGCAATAAGTCGAAATTACGTGATCCGTTAACAGGTGAAGAAATGAGCCCGGATGAAAAGTTAATGCGCTCAATTGAAGAGCAAATTGGAATCTCAGAAAATGCTAAAAAAGCATTCCGGGAAGAAATATTAATTCGCATCTCTGCTTATGCACGTAAAGGGAAACGCTTCGATTATAATTCGCACGAACGTCTTCGTGAAGCGATTCAGAAGAAGCTATTTGCTGATTTAAAAGATATAGTGAAAATTACAACATCAACGAAAACACCAGACGAGAACCAGTTGAAGAAAATCAATGATGTTGTTGCACGTTTAATTGATGAGCACGGCTATAATTCTTCTTCAGCAAATGAATTATTACGCTATGTAGGTAGCCTGCTAAATCGATAG